A single window of Leeuwenhoekiella sp. MAR_2009_132 DNA harbors:
- a CDS encoding SusC/RagA family TonB-linked outer membrane protein, translating into MIKKFMRELFKSLRLLFFILPMSFFAQNVVKGTVTESATGIPIPGANIILKGTSNGSTTDFDGNYTINNVKEGDVLMFSFLGFKEVEIAYAGQPTVDVALEESQTSLDAVVVIGYGTVTKKDATGAVNQVSTEDFNKGQVNTATQLITGKIAGVTVTSGGGAPGEGQNINIRGIGSISLNSSPLYVVDGIPLDNTNVGGSRNPLDFINPADIETMTVLKDASSAAIYGSRAANGVILITTKKGKGKEFKFNYSGATTTYRPTNYVDVMSGDEFRSLVTNVGSDAAISRLGTASTDWQQLIYTEAFGSEHNLSATGSIGGFMPVRASVGHTDQDGILRGDNFSRTTGSVSLRPTFMDGHLKVEINGRGMYTENTFANRDAIGSSVDFDPTKSVYTDDSPFSNYNGWYVYSADADRFIQNSLAPTNPIALLNEKNDSAEIRRFIGNAKVDYKLHFFPDLTATVNVGMDKTNSHGRTILSDQMPSSQLDWNGSYSNYINQATNKLFDAYLTYDKDFGKSSLNAVLGYSYQSFEYDNYSFDSEAQEEGNDAEFIDKWRSTLLSYFGRANYNYDDRYLLTATVRADASSKLNPDDRWGYFPSFAVGWNINNEDFFNSKTINQLKLRVGYGEIANVNGLGDYLFLTNYTGSRSNANYQFGNTYYQTYRPDAYNEDLRWEVGKTFNAGIDYALFNSRVSGSINAYLKKTEDLISFVTVDPFTNFSNKINKNIGDMENKGIEFELNVTPVQTENFTWRIGYNIAYNDNTITNLPDQVEVGGISGGTGNNVQLHKEGYSPFSYWVYKQVYDESGRPIEGAFVDRNGDGQINDDDRYLYKSPFADVTMGLNTNLNYKNWDLAIVSRASLGNYAYNNMASSKSYEVRATENSILTNLHRDYFNTGFQSITETSLQSDYYIQDASFFRLDNITLGYTFAQVFKDSDLRLYGSAQNVFTITDYEGLDPEINGGIDNNFYPRPQIFTFGVNLNF; encoded by the coding sequence ATGATTAAGAAATTTATGAGAGAATTATTTAAAAGCTTACGGCTCTTATTCTTCATACTGCCTATGAGCTTTTTTGCCCAGAATGTTGTGAAGGGTACAGTGACCGAAAGTGCTACCGGCATTCCTATACCAGGAGCAAACATTATTTTAAAAGGAACGAGCAACGGTTCTACAACAGATTTTGATGGTAATTATACTATTAACAATGTAAAAGAAGGAGATGTGTTAATGTTCTCTTTTCTTGGTTTTAAAGAAGTTGAGATTGCTTACGCTGGTCAGCCTACTGTTGATGTAGCGTTAGAAGAGAGCCAAACCAGTCTTGATGCGGTTGTTGTAATCGGTTACGGAACTGTGACTAAAAAAGATGCGACAGGTGCAGTTAATCAGGTTTCTACAGAAGACTTTAATAAAGGTCAGGTTAATACGGCTACGCAGTTGATTACCGGTAAAATTGCAGGGGTAACGGTAACCTCTGGGGGCGGTGCTCCTGGAGAAGGTCAAAACATCAACATACGTGGTATTGGTTCTATTTCATTAAATAGTTCGCCCTTGTATGTAGTAGATGGTATTCCGTTAGATAATACTAATGTGGGGGGGTCCAGAAACCCGTTAGACTTTATCAACCCTGCAGACATTGAGACCATGACGGTTTTAAAAGATGCTTCTTCTGCTGCTATTTACGGTTCTAGAGCCGCAAACGGTGTAATTCTGATTACAACCAAGAAGGGAAAAGGAAAAGAATTTAAATTCAACTATTCGGGTGCTACAACGACTTATCGTCCTACTAATTATGTAGACGTGATGAGCGGGGATGAGTTTAGATCTTTAGTTACCAATGTAGGTTCTGATGCTGCAATTTCCCGTTTAGGGACTGCTTCTACAGACTGGCAACAATTGATTTATACAGAGGCTTTTGGTTCTGAGCATAACTTGAGTGCTACTGGAAGTATTGGCGGTTTTATGCCAGTAAGAGCTTCGGTAGGTCACACGGATCAAGACGGTATTCTAAGAGGAGATAATTTCTCTAGAACTACAGGTTCTGTAAGTTTAAGACCTACGTTTATGGACGGTCATCTTAAAGTAGAAATCAATGGGAGAGGGATGTATACCGAAAATACATTTGCTAACCGGGATGCTATTGGATCCTCGGTAGATTTTGACCCTACTAAAAGTGTTTACACTGACGACTCTCCGTTTTCGAACTACAACGGTTGGTATGTATATAGCGCAGATGCAGACCGGTTTATTCAAAATAGCCTTGCACCTACAAACCCTATTGCATTACTTAACGAGAAAAACGATTCTGCAGAAATTAGAAGATTTATTGGTAATGCAAAAGTAGATTACAAATTGCACTTCTTTCCAGATCTAACAGCTACGGTAAATGTAGGAATGGACAAAACAAACAGCCACGGAAGAACGATTCTTTCTGACCAGATGCCTTCTTCTCAGTTGGACTGGAACGGCTCTTATTCTAACTACATCAATCAAGCTACCAATAAGCTTTTTGATGCCTACCTTACGTATGACAAAGACTTCGGTAAGAGTTCTTTAAACGCTGTTTTGGGGTATTCGTATCAAAGCTTTGAGTATGATAATTATAGTTTTGACAGCGAGGCACAAGAAGAAGGAAACGATGCAGAATTCATTGATAAATGGCGCAGTACCTTACTTTCTTACTTTGGAAGAGCAAATTACAATTATGACGACCGCTATCTGTTAACCGCTACCGTGAGAGCGGATGCTTCTTCAAAATTAAATCCAGATGATCGCTGGGGTTATTTCCCTTCTTTTGCTGTCGGGTGGAATATTAATAACGAAGATTTCTTCAATTCCAAAACAATTAATCAGCTTAAGTTGCGTGTGGGTTATGGTGAGATTGCAAACGTGAATGGTCTGGGTGATTATTTATTCTTGACCAACTATACCGGCAGTCGTTCTAATGCGAACTATCAGTTTGGAAATACGTATTACCAGACCTATCGCCCGGATGCTTATAATGAAGACTTACGCTGGGAAGTGGGAAAGACGTTTAATGCGGGTATTGATTATGCTTTGTTTAATAGCCGAGTTAGCGGATCTATTAATGCCTATCTAAAGAAAACAGAAGACTTAATCAGTTTTGTAACGGTTGATCCATTTACTAATTTCTCTAACAAGATCAATAAAAATATTGGTGATATGGAGAACAAAGGAATTGAATTTGAATTAAACGTAACGCCTGTTCAGACTGAGAACTTCACCTGGAGAATAGGATATAACATAGCGTATAACGATAACACGATTACTAATCTACCTGATCAGGTAGAAGTGGGAGGTATTTCTGGGGGTACTGGTAACAATGTACAACTCCATAAGGAAGGCTACTCCCCGTTTAGCTACTGGGTGTATAAACAAGTTTATGATGAATCTGGCAGACCTATTGAAGGTGCATTTGTAGATCGCAACGGGGATGGTCAGATTAATGATGACGACCGCTATTTGTATAAGAGTCCGTTTGCAGACGTAACGATGGGTCTAAATACAAATCTTAATTATAAGAATTGGGATCTGGCAATCGTATCTCGAGCTAGCTTAGGGAATTATGCTTACAACAACATGGCTTCAAGTAAGTCTTATGAAGTGCGTGCTACCGAAAATAGTATTTTGACCAACCTTCACAGGGATTATTTCAATACAGGTTTTCAGTCTATAACAGAAACCAGTTTACAAAGTGATTACTATATTCAAGATGCTTCCTTCTTCAGACTAGATAACATCACGTTAGGATACACCTTTGCTCAGGTATTTAAAGATTCAGATCTTAGACTATACGGTTCTGCACAAAACGTGTTTACCATTACTGATTATGAAGGTTTAGACCCGGAAATCAATGGCGGTATAGATAACAATTTTTATCCAAGACCGCAAATTTTCACTTTTGGTGTAAATCTAAACTTCTAA